Sequence from the Syntrophorhabdaceae bacterium genome:
TCTCGAAGGCGGACAGCACCTGATCCAACTGCGCATCCGTGTGGGTGGCCATGAAGCTGGTCCGGAGCATCTCTCTCCCGACAGGAACGGCAGGACTGACTACAGGATTTACAAAAACCCCCATCTCGAACAGCAACCTGCACATCTCGTAGGTCGTGGCGGCGTCGCCCACCATTACCGGAATGATCGGCGTTTCACTGGTTCCCGTATCGAAACCCAATGCTTTGTAACCATCGAGCATCTTTCGTGTATTCACCCACAGACGCTCCAGGAGGCCGGGGTCTTCTTCGAGGATATCCAATGCCGTGCTCGCCGCCGCCACTGAAGCGGGAGGGAGGCTCGCGCTGAACATCAGGGCCCGCGCCGTATGCCTGATATGGTCGATGACAATCCGGTCCCCCACCACGAACCCGCCGATGGCGGCCAGCGATTTGCTGTAGGTGCCCATCAGCAGATCCACCTTC
This genomic interval carries:
- a CDS encoding aminotransferase class I/II-fold pyridoxal phosphate-dependent enzyme, translated to ANLYGARIMLDDAHGIGVLGKTGRGTAEHFGLEKKVDLLMGTYSKSLAAIGGFVVGDRIVIDHIRHTARALMFSASLPPASVAAASTALDILEEDPGLLERLWVNTRKMLDGYKALGFDTGTSETPIIPVMVGDAATTYEMCRLLFEMGVFVNPVVSPAVPVGREMLRTSFMATHTDAQLDQVLSAFEKAGKRLGII